One segment of Variovorax paradoxus DNA contains the following:
- the flgG gene encoding flagellar basal-body rod protein FlgG → MIRSLYIAKTGLDAQQTQLDVVSNNLANVGTTGFKRTRAVFEDLVYQNLRQSGGQSSDQTRLPSGLQVGTGVHVVATERIHTQGNLTKTEGPRDVAISGTGFFQVLMPDGTTSYTRDGSFQTDPDGQLVTASGFPIQPAITIPRDAQSLTIGRDGIVSVTQPGSTASVQIGQLQLATFMNPAGLQSKGENLYAETDASGAPNQVNPGVDGAGTLSQGYVEASNVNVVEELVNMIATQRSYEINSKAVQTSDQMLQRLAQM, encoded by the coding sequence ATGATTCGCTCCCTCTACATCGCCAAGACCGGCCTCGACGCGCAGCAGACGCAGCTCGACGTGGTCTCCAACAACCTGGCCAACGTCGGCACCACCGGCTTCAAGCGCACACGCGCCGTGTTCGAAGACCTCGTCTACCAGAACCTGCGCCAGAGCGGCGGCCAGTCGTCCGACCAGACCCGCCTGCCCTCGGGCCTGCAGGTCGGCACCGGCGTGCACGTGGTCGCCACCGAGCGCATCCACACGCAAGGCAACCTCACCAAGACCGAAGGCCCGCGCGACGTGGCCATCAGCGGCACCGGCTTCTTCCAGGTGCTGATGCCCGACGGCACCACCTCGTACACCCGCGACGGCTCGTTCCAGACCGACCCCGACGGCCAGCTGGTCACCGCCAGCGGCTTCCCGATCCAGCCCGCCATCACCATCCCGCGCGATGCGCAGAGCCTCACGATCGGCCGCGACGGCATCGTGTCGGTCACGCAGCCGGGCAGCACCGCCTCGGTGCAGATCGGCCAGCTGCAGCTCGCGACCTTCATGAACCCCGCCGGCCTGCAGAGCAAGGGCGAGAACCTGTATGCGGAAACCGATGCCTCGGGCGCGCCCAACCAGGTGAACCCCGGCGTCGACGGCGCCGGCACGCTGAGCCAGGGCTATGTCGAAGCCTCGAACGTGAACGTGGTGGAAGAGCTGGTCAACATGATCGCCACCCAGCGTTCGTACGAGATCAACAGCAAGGCCGTCCAGACCTCGGACCAGATGCTGCAGCGCCTGGCGCAGATGTGA
- a CDS encoding flagellar basal body L-ring protein FlgH gives MLSRVLLALVLVATVLATGCAQLPREPLVHQPMTARAESYAALTPRRAPGAIFQEGPGANALFEDRRPRNVGDILTIVISEKVNATKNSGANASRVGSTASVFAAIPKLIGGLLDGQDTKLSGTNSLTAKGGANANNTFNGVITVTVTDVMPNGNLLVSGEKQMGINQGTEFIRFSGVVNPRTVSGNNTVPSTLVADARIEYSAKGYIDEAQTMGWMQRIFLNVMPF, from the coding sequence CTGCTTTCACGCGTGCTGCTGGCACTGGTGCTGGTGGCCACCGTGCTGGCGACGGGCTGCGCACAGCTGCCGCGCGAGCCGCTGGTGCACCAGCCGATGACGGCGCGCGCCGAGAGCTACGCGGCGCTGACGCCGCGTCGCGCGCCCGGCGCGATCTTTCAGGAGGGTCCGGGCGCCAACGCCTTGTTCGAGGACCGCCGTCCGCGCAACGTCGGCGACATCCTGACCATCGTCATCAGCGAGAAGGTCAACGCCACCAAGAATTCCGGCGCCAACGCCAGCCGCGTGGGCAGCACCGCGAGCGTGTTCGCCGCCATCCCGAAGCTGATCGGCGGCCTGCTCGACGGGCAGGACACCAAGCTCAGCGGCACCAATTCGCTCACCGCCAAGGGCGGCGCCAATGCCAACAACACCTTCAACGGCGTGATCACCGTCACGGTGACCGACGTCATGCCCAACGGCAACCTGCTCGTGAGCGGCGAAAAGCAGATGGGCATCAACCAGGGCACGGAGTTCATCCGCTTCTCGGGCGTGGTCAACCCGCGCACCGTGTCGGGCAACAACACCGTGCCTTCCACGCTGGTGGCCGATGCACGCATCGAGTACTCCGCCAAGGGCTACATCGACGAGGCCCAGACCATGGGCTGGATGCAGCGCATCTTCCTGAACGTGATGCCCTTCTGA
- a CDS encoding flagellar basal body P-ring protein FlgI, with translation MKNLSAFRARRRFSLRFPLAALAVMGVLCFSPAHAERLKELASIQGVRDNPLIGYGLMVGLDGTGDQTMQTPFTTQSLNNMLQQLGITIPQGVNMQLKNVAAVMVTATLPSFARPGQNIDVTVSSMGNAKSLRGGTLLMTPLKGIDGATYAVAQGNMVIGGAGASANGSKVQVNQLSSGRIPGGALVERTVEAAVGAEGTFAIELNRSDFGTTQRAVDAINRQFGAGTAEAIDARAIRVRAPEPQQRVGFLARLEDLEVTPTQAGARVVVNARTGSVVMNQAVRVKDCAIAHGSLSVVINTEPVVSQPGAFSGGSTVAAQTSQISVNQGGGAIQMVRGGASLSDVVKGLNSLGANPQDLVSILQAMKTAGALSAELEII, from the coding sequence ATGAAAAATCTCTCTGCTTTCCGCGCGCGCCGCCGCTTCTCGTTGCGCTTTCCCCTTGCCGCCCTGGCGGTGATGGGTGTCCTGTGCTTTTCTCCGGCGCACGCGGAGCGGCTCAAGGAGCTCGCCAGCATCCAGGGCGTGCGCGACAACCCGCTGATCGGCTACGGGCTGATGGTGGGCCTGGACGGCACGGGCGACCAGACGATGCAGACGCCGTTCACCACGCAGAGCCTGAACAACATGCTGCAGCAGCTGGGCATCACGATCCCGCAGGGCGTGAACATGCAGCTGAAGAACGTGGCGGCGGTGATGGTGACGGCCACGCTGCCGTCGTTCGCGCGGCCGGGCCAGAACATCGACGTGACGGTGTCGTCCATGGGCAATGCGAAGAGCCTGCGCGGCGGCACGCTGCTGATGACGCCGCTCAAGGGCATCGACGGCGCGACCTACGCGGTGGCGCAGGGCAACATGGTGATCGGCGGAGCCGGCGCCTCTGCCAATGGCAGCAAGGTGCAGGTGAACCAGCTGAGCTCGGGCCGCATCCCCGGTGGCGCGCTGGTGGAGCGCACGGTCGAGGCCGCGGTGGGTGCGGAAGGCACCTTCGCCATCGAGCTCAACCGCTCCGACTTCGGCACCACGCAGCGCGCGGTCGATGCCATCAACCGCCAGTTCGGCGCGGGCACGGCCGAGGCCATCGACGCGCGGGCGATCCGCGTGCGGGCGCCCGAACCGCAGCAGCGCGTGGGCTTCCTCGCGCGGCTCGAAGACCTCGAGGTCACGCCCACGCAGGCCGGCGCCCGCGTGGTGGTCAACGCCCGCACCGGCTCGGTGGTCATGAACCAGGCGGTGCGCGTGAAGGACTGCGCCATCGCGCACGGCAGCCTGTCGGTGGTCATCAACACCGAACCCGTCGTCAGCCAGCCGGGCGCGTTCTCGGGCGGCAGCACGGTGGCGGCGCAGACCTCGCAGATCTCGGTGAACCAGGGCGGCGGCGCGATCCAGATGGTGCGCGGCGGCGCTTCGCTGTCGGACGTGGTCAAGGGCCTGAACAGCCTCGGCGCGAATCCGCAGGACCTGGTGTCGATCCTGCAGGCCATGAAGACGGCCGGCGCCCTGAGCGCCGAGCTCGAGATCATCTGA
- the flgJ gene encoding flagellar assembly peptidoglycan hydrolase FlgJ → MTVSSTSAWTGSDAASRSGALDQRFALDVQGVDALRHTVRTSPEAGLQQVSRQFEAMFMNMVLKSMREATPSSGLLDSQSQKVYQSMFDQQLTQNLSGRGVGLAEAMLAQLRRTMPSGPPDAEADAAIGVKPMSLEPRGGFPYGPNAGIPLGSAPSPRTPASADLRVYQFNSDRSSGGAGGVSASLQGQVDDFVGRMGASAQAASTASGVPAPLILAQAALESGWGKREIRADDGTQSFNLFGIKADKGWKGATVETTTTEYVDGEPQKIRAKFRAYGSYEEAFTDYARFITRNPRYANVLATDDPAEAAHGLQRAGYATDPRYGEKLVRIMQKFG, encoded by the coding sequence ATGACGGTTTCTTCCACCAGCGCCTGGACGGGCAGCGACGCGGCCAGCCGCAGCGGTGCGCTCGACCAGCGCTTCGCCCTCGACGTGCAGGGCGTCGATGCGCTGCGGCACACCGTGCGCACCTCGCCCGAAGCGGGCCTGCAGCAGGTCTCGCGGCAGTTCGAGGCCATGTTCATGAACATGGTGCTCAAGAGCATGCGCGAGGCGACGCCCTCCAGCGGCCTGCTCGACAGCCAGAGCCAGAAGGTCTACCAGTCGATGTTCGACCAGCAGCTCACGCAGAACCTCTCGGGGCGCGGCGTGGGGCTGGCCGAGGCCATGCTCGCGCAGCTGCGCCGCACGATGCCCTCGGGTCCGCCCGATGCCGAGGCGGATGCCGCGATCGGCGTGAAGCCGATGTCGCTCGAGCCGCGCGGCGGCTTCCCCTACGGTCCGAACGCGGGCATTCCGCTGGGCTCCGCGCCCAGCCCGCGCACGCCGGCCTCCGCCGACCTGCGCGTGTACCAGTTCAACAGCGACCGCAGCTCGGGCGGCGCAGGCGGCGTCAGCGCTTCGCTGCAGGGCCAGGTCGACGACTTCGTCGGCCGCATGGGCGCTTCGGCGCAGGCGGCCAGCACGGCCAGCGGCGTGCCCGCGCCGCTGATCCTGGCGCAGGCCGCGCTCGAATCGGGCTGGGGCAAGCGGGAGATCCGCGCCGACGACGGCACCCAGAGCTTCAACCTGTTCGGCATCAAGGCCGACAAGGGCTGGAAGGGCGCGACGGTCGAGACCACCACCACCGAATACGTCGACGGCGAGCCGCAGAAGATCCGCGCCAAGTTCCGCGCCTACGGATCGTACGAAGAGGCCTTCACCGACTACGCGCGCTTCATCACGCGCAATCCCCGCTACGCGAACGTGCTGGCGACCGACGACCCCGCCGAGGCCGCGCACGGCCTGCAGCGCGCGGGCTACGCCACGGACCCGCGCTACGGCGAGAAGCTGGTTCGCATCATGCAGAAATTCGGTTGA
- a CDS encoding chemotaxis protein CheW: MPEIAGTAHKQQQQQQIAATGRLEVVTFKLGEEEYGIDIQKVQELRGYDAVTRIANAPDYIKGVVNLRGIIVPIIDMRIKFKLGDPTYDQFTVVIVLNIAGRVVGMVVDSVSDVITLTAEQIKPAPEMGSVLDADYLIGLGTLEERMLILVDIDRLMSSEEMGLVEAAAVA, from the coding sequence ATGCCAGAGATCGCGGGCACCGCCCACAAGCAACAGCAACAGCAGCAGATCGCCGCCACCGGCCGCCTGGAGGTCGTGACCTTCAAGCTGGGCGAGGAGGAATACGGCATCGACATCCAGAAGGTGCAGGAGCTGCGCGGGTACGACGCGGTGACGCGGATCGCGAATGCGCCGGACTACATCAAGGGGGTGGTGAACCTGCGGGGGATCATCGTTCCGATCATCGACATGCGCATCAAGTTCAAGCTGGGCGACCCGACGTACGACCAGTTCACGGTGGTGATCGTGCTGAACATCGCAGGCCGGGTGGTGGGGATGGTGGTGGACAGCGTGTCGGACGTGATCACGCTGACGGCGGAGCAGATCAAGCCTGCGCCGGAGATGGGGTCGGTGCTGGACGCGGACTACCTGATCGGTCTGGGCACGCTGGAAGAGCGGATGCTGATCCTGGTGGACATCGACCGACTCATGTCCAGCGAAGAGATGGGCCTGGTCGAAGCGGCTGCGGTCGCATGA
- a CDS encoding methyl-accepting chemotaxis protein: protein MNFLSNLRIGTRLMLAFAVVLGLTVISTAIALASSRSNAEATRLMMQSPLAKERLISDWYVLTYAAIARTSMIARTTDETLPVTFADVISDSVKKGSETMAKVEPLLFTDEEKSTYKSIVELRAKYQAAKDEVGKAKASGNAVATARAFKESFQPAAKAYETRVLDLLSIERRDIDRMSQEIDAANARSFNLQLLLTILTVVSGGIFAFFIARSIVRPLAQAVEVAETVASGDLSTDIRVESRDEAGQLMQALREMNASLAKVVGEVRTGTETIATASGQIASGNQDLSSRTEQQASSLEETAASMEELTSTVKQNADNARQANQLAVSASEVAVKGGTVVSQVVDTMGSINASSKKIVDIIGVIDGIAFQTNILALNAAVEAARAGEQGRGFAVVASEVRSLAQRSAAAAKEIKTLIGDSVEKVEEGSKQVEEAGRTMEEIVGSVKRVTDIMGEITAASQEQTSGIEQINQAITQMDQVTQQNAALVEEASAAAQSLQEQAGTLVQAVSIFKLGSAHQAPARLQVAVHPAHPAQLPSKARARALPSSRTKPLQPAAPQPQLAASGGSDDWTEF from the coding sequence ATGAACTTCCTGTCCAACCTCCGCATCGGCACCCGCCTGATGCTGGCCTTCGCCGTCGTGCTGGGCCTGACCGTGATCTCGACCGCCATCGCCCTGGCATCCTCGCGCAGCAATGCCGAGGCCACCCGGCTGATGATGCAGAGCCCGCTCGCGAAAGAGCGGCTCATCTCCGACTGGTATGTGCTGACCTACGCGGCCATCGCGCGCACGTCGATGATCGCGCGCACCACCGACGAGACGCTCCCCGTGACCTTCGCCGACGTCATCTCCGACAGCGTGAAGAAGGGCAGCGAGACCATGGCGAAGGTGGAGCCGCTGCTGTTCACCGACGAGGAAAAGTCGACCTACAAGTCGATCGTCGAGCTGCGCGCCAAGTACCAGGCGGCGAAGGACGAGGTGGGCAAGGCCAAGGCCAGCGGCAACGCGGTGGCCACCGCGCGCGCCTTCAAGGAATCGTTCCAGCCGGCCGCCAAGGCCTACGAGACCCGTGTTCTCGACCTGCTGTCGATCGAGCGCCGCGACATCGATCGCATGAGCCAGGAGATCGACGCGGCGAATGCACGCAGCTTCAACCTGCAACTGCTGCTGACGATCCTCACTGTGGTGAGCGGCGGCATCTTCGCCTTCTTCATCGCGCGCAGCATCGTGCGCCCGCTGGCGCAGGCCGTGGAAGTGGCCGAGACGGTGGCCTCCGGCGACCTGAGCACGGACATTCGCGTGGAAAGCCGCGACGAGGCGGGCCAGCTGATGCAGGCGCTGCGCGAGATGAACGCGAGCCTGGCGAAGGTGGTGGGCGAAGTGCGCACCGGCACCGAGACGATCGCCACCGCTTCGGGGCAGATCGCCTCGGGCAACCAGGATCTCTCTTCGCGCACCGAGCAGCAGGCCAGCTCGCTGGAAGAAACCGCCGCTTCGATGGAAGAGCTGACTTCGACCGTGAAGCAGAACGCAGACAACGCACGCCAGGCGAACCAGCTGGCGGTGTCGGCATCGGAAGTGGCCGTCAAGGGCGGCACGGTGGTGAGCCAGGTGGTGGACACGATGGGCTCGATCAACGCGTCGTCCAAGAAGATCGTGGATATCATCGGCGTGATCGACGGCATTGCGTTCCAGACCAACATCCTGGCGCTGAACGCGGCTGTGGAAGCGGCGCGTGCCGGTGAACAGGGCCGCGGCTTCGCCGTGGTGGCCTCGGAAGTCCGAAGCCTCGCGCAACGTTCGGCGGCCGCCGCCAAGGAAATCAAGACGCTGATCGGCGACTCGGTCGAGAAGGTCGAAGAGGGCAGCAAGCAGGTGGAAGAAGCGGGCCGCACGATGGAGGAGATCGTGGGCAGCGTGAAGCGCGTGACGGACATCATGGGCGAGATCACGGCAGCGAGCCAGGAGCAGACGTCGGGGATCGAGCAGATCAACCAGGCGATCACGCAGATGGACCAGGTGACGCAGCAGAACGCGGCACTGGTGGAAGAGGCCTCGGCCGCTGCCCAGTCGCTGCAGGAGCAGGCTGGCACGCTGGTGCAGGCCGTGAGCATCTTCAAGCTGGGCTCCGCACACCAGGCGCCCGCGCGCCTGCAGGTGGCGGTGCATCCCGCGCATCCTGCGCAGCTGCCGTCGAAGGCGCGGGCCAGGGCGCTGCCCTCCTCGCGCACCAAGCCGTTGCAGCCCGCCGCGCCCCAGCCTCAGCTGGCCGCATCGGGCGGCAGCGACGACTGGACCGAATTCTGA
- a CDS encoding methyl-accepting chemotaxis protein: MKAFYNLKIATKLLVSFIAVLVLTVCVGAVSVLQLGKVHDMSSDLATNWMPATRSLLEMKNLVARYRSQELQHILSASYEEMGTYEKSMEQTWAQLQKNKAEYATLISEPQEREIFPEFEKLLTQYGVEHNKIIAISHTQDAEQATTLSRGKSLQLSRDMNTALDKLTEVNVTGAVRAGATADAVYSQARLWVVGLLVGAVALGLVLALWIARLVARPLEEAVKVAQSVAAGDLTSRIESDTTDETGLLLEALKGMNDSLVKIVGEVRTGTDTIATASSQIASGNQDLSSRTEEQASSLEETAASMEELTSTVKQNADNARQANQLAVSASEVAVKGGTVVSQVVDTMGSINASSKKIVDIIGVIDGIAFQTNILALNAAVEAARAGEQGRGFAVVASEVRSLAQRSAAAAKEIKTLIGDSVEKVEEGSKQVEEAGRTMEEIVGSVKRVTDIMGEITAASQEQTSGIEQINQAITQMDQVTQQNAALVEEASAAAQSLQEQAGSLSEVVGVFRLGDPQLALN; this comes from the coding sequence ATCAAAGCGTTCTACAACCTCAAAATCGCGACCAAGCTTCTTGTGTCGTTCATCGCAGTGCTCGTGTTGACGGTCTGCGTCGGTGCCGTGTCGGTGCTGCAACTCGGCAAGGTCCACGACATGTCGTCGGACCTGGCAACCAACTGGATGCCGGCCACGCGCTCCCTGCTGGAAATGAAGAACCTGGTGGCGCGCTACCGTTCGCAGGAGCTGCAGCACATCCTGTCGGCCTCGTACGAGGAGATGGGCACCTACGAAAAGTCGATGGAACAGACCTGGGCCCAGCTGCAGAAGAACAAGGCCGAATACGCCACGCTCATCTCCGAACCCCAGGAACGCGAGATCTTCCCCGAGTTCGAGAAGCTGCTGACGCAGTACGGCGTCGAGCACAACAAGATCATCGCGATCTCGCACACGCAGGACGCCGAGCAGGCGACCACGCTGAGCCGCGGCAAGTCGCTGCAGCTCAGCCGCGACATGAACACCGCGCTCGACAAGCTCACCGAAGTGAACGTGACCGGCGCGGTGCGCGCCGGTGCCACGGCCGACGCGGTGTATTCGCAGGCACGCCTGTGGGTCGTGGGCCTGCTGGTCGGCGCGGTCGCGCTCGGCCTGGTGCTGGCACTGTGGATCGCACGCCTGGTCGCACGCCCGCTGGAAGAGGCCGTGAAGGTGGCGCAGTCGGTCGCGGCAGGCGACCTGACCAGCCGCATCGAGTCGGACACGACCGACGAGACCGGGCTGCTGCTCGAGGCTCTGAAGGGCATGAACGACAGCCTCGTGAAGATCGTGGGCGAAGTTCGCACGGGCACGGACACCATCGCCACCGCGTCCAGCCAGATCGCCTCGGGCAACCAGGACCTGTCTTCGCGCACCGAAGAGCAGGCCAGCTCGCTGGAAGAGACGGCTGCCTCGATGGAGGAGCTGACTTCGACCGTGAAGCAGAACGCGGACAACGCACGCCAGGCGAACCAGCTGGCGGTGTCGGCATCGGAAGTGGCCGTCAAGGGCGGCACGGTGGTGAGCCAGGTGGTGGACACGATGGGCTCGATCAACGCGTCGTCCAAGAAGATCGTGGACATCATCGGCGTGATCGACGGCATTGCGTTCCAGACCAACATCCTGGCGCTGAACGCGGCTGTGGAAGCGGCGCGTGCCGGTGAACAGGGCCGCGGCTTCGCCGTGGTGGCCTCGGAAGTCCGAAGCCTCGCGCAACGTTCGGCGGCCGCCGCCAAGGAGATCAAGACGCTGATCGGCGACTCGGTCGAGAAGGTCGAAGAGGGCAGCAAGCAGGTGGAAGAAGCGGGCCGCACGATGGAGGAGATCGTGGGCAGCGTGAAGCGCGTGACGGACATCATGGGCGAGATCACGGCAGCGAGCCAGGAGCAGACGTCGGGGATCGAGCAGATCAACCAGGCGATCACGCAGATGGACCAGGTGACGCAGCAGAACGCGGCGCTGGTGGAAGAAGCCTCGGCCGCTGCCCAGTCGCTGCAGGAGCAGGCCGGCAGCCTGTCCGAAGTCGTCGGCGTGTTCCGCCTCGGCGACCCCCAGCTTGCCCTGAACTGA
- a CDS encoding methyl-accepting chemotaxis protein: protein MRVNLPITGVEYELSPAAALVSRTDLKGRITYVNPAFVEASGFDAAELMGKAHNIVRHPDVPAEAFADLWETLAQGLPWTGLIKNRRKSGDFYWVLANVTPIRRNGRVQGYMSVRSRPDRAAVQQADTLYARIREGRAKDVSLVQGEVVSRGWSSPLARLRRIHVRRRVFGATAVAALASLAFGAAGWLEASRLAASNGAHSWLPAAFAFGGVASALAWLGFGQFLGRTVFRPLDEAVHVARAIAGGDLARFEVRPGDEITGLLRALNQMSANLFAIVADVGENVAGVMSASSQIASGNEDLSSRTEQQASSLEETAASMEELTSTVKQNADNARQANQLAVSASAVAVKGGSVVSQVVDTMGSINASSRKIVDIIGVIDGIAFQTNILALNAAVEAARAGEQGKGFAVVASEVRSLAQRSASAAKEIKTLIGDSVDKVEEGSKQVQEAGRTMDEIVGSVRRVTDIMGEITAASQEQTSGIEQINQAITQMDQVTQQNAALVEEASAAAQSLQEQADNLVRAVSTFKLDADEQPQAHAA, encoded by the coding sequence ATGCGCGTCAACCTGCCCATCACCGGCGTCGAATACGAACTCTCGCCCGCCGCCGCCCTCGTGTCCCGCACGGACCTCAAGGGCCGCATCACCTACGTCAACCCGGCTTTCGTGGAAGCCAGCGGCTTCGACGCCGCCGAGCTCATGGGCAAGGCGCACAACATCGTGCGTCACCCGGACGTGCCGGCCGAGGCCTTCGCCGACCTGTGGGAGACGCTGGCCCAGGGCCTGCCGTGGACGGGCCTGATCAAGAACCGGCGCAAGAGCGGCGACTTCTACTGGGTGCTGGCCAACGTGACGCCGATCCGCCGCAACGGCCGGGTGCAGGGCTACATGTCGGTGCGCAGCCGGCCCGACCGCGCGGCGGTGCAGCAGGCCGACACGCTGTATGCGCGCATCCGCGAGGGCCGCGCCAAGGATGTCTCGCTCGTGCAGGGCGAGGTGGTCTCGCGCGGCTGGTCGAGCCCGCTGGCGCGGCTGCGCCGCATCCACGTGCGCCGCCGCGTGTTCGGCGCCACGGCCGTGGCGGCTCTCGCCTCGCTGGCGTTCGGCGCCGCGGGATGGCTCGAGGCATCGCGCCTTGCCGCATCGAACGGCGCGCACAGCTGGCTGCCCGCCGCGTTCGCATTCGGCGGCGTGGCCTCCGCGCTCGCATGGCTGGGCTTCGGCCAGTTCCTCGGCCGCACGGTGTTCCGTCCGCTCGACGAGGCGGTGCACGTCGCGCGCGCCATCGCCGGTGGCGACCTGGCGCGCTTCGAGGTGCGGCCCGGCGACGAGATCACCGGCCTGCTGCGCGCGCTGAACCAGATGAGCGCCAACCTGTTCGCCATCGTCGCGGACGTGGGCGAGAACGTAGCGGGCGTGATGTCGGCCTCGAGCCAGATCGCCTCGGGCAACGAAGACCTGTCGTCGCGCACCGAGCAGCAGGCCAGTTCGCTCGAGGAAACGGCGGCGTCGATGGAAGAGCTCACCAGCACCGTGAAGCAGAACGCCGACAACGCGCGCCAGGCCAACCAGCTGGCCGTGTCGGCCTCGGCCGTGGCGGTGAAGGGCGGCAGCGTGGTCTCGCAGGTGGTCGACACCATGGGCTCGATCAATGCGTCGTCGCGCAAGATCGTGGACATCATCGGCGTGATCGACGGCATTGCGTTCCAGACCAACATCCTGGCGCTGAACGCAGCGGTGGAAGCCGCACGCGCCGGTGAACAAGGCAAGGGCTTCGCCGTGGTCGCTTCCGAGGTGCGCAGCCTCGCGCAGCGCTCGGCCTCGGCAGCCAAGGAAATCAAGACGCTGATCGGCGATTCGGTCGACAAGGTCGAGGAAGGCAGCAAGCAGGTCCAGGAAGCCGGCCGCACCATGGATGAGATCGTGGGCAGCGTGCGCCGCGTGACGGACATCATGGGCGAGATCACCGCGGCGAGCCAGGAACAGACCTCGGGCATCGAGCAGATCAACCAGGCGATCACGCAGATGGACCAGGTGACGCAGCAGAACGCGGCGCTGGTGGAAGAGGCCTCGGCGGCCGCGCAATCCCTGCAGGAGCAGGCCGACAACCTCGTGAGAGCCGTGAGCACCTTCAAGCTCGACGCCGACGAACAACCGCAGGCCCATGCGGCCTGA